One stretch of Phaeodactylum tricornutum CCAP 1055/1 chromosome 9, whole genome shotgun sequence DNA includes these proteins:
- a CDS encoding predicted protein, translating to MIQSKRTIIAANIGDSRAILSRNETAIELTRDHKPSDPIELDRIHSLGGRVIWHGHVDTHGDPIPGTGVYRVNGNLALSRAIGDRSERPAVTADPDVSILPIDEADDFLVLATDGLWDVMTSSDVVAFIHALIEQGEDIDRDPIAAMVVEEAIRRGSYDNITVLIVWLNPSATSL from the coding sequence ATGATACAATCCAAACGGACCATTATTGCGGCGAATATTGGAGATAGTAGAGCCATTCTCAGCCGTAACGAAACTGCCATTGAGCTAACTCGTGACCACAAGCCGAGCGATCCCATCGAACTCGATCGAATTCACTCGCTCGGCGGGCGCGTTATATGGCATGGGCACGTCGACACACATGGCGACCCTATTCCAGGGACCGGGGTCTACCGTGTAAATGGAAACTTGGCACTGTCGAGGGCCATCGGCGATCGCTCCGAGCGCCCTGCAGTCACTGCCGATCCCGACGTTTCCATTTTACCAATCGATGAAGCAGATGATTTTTTGGTGCTCGCTACCGATGGCTTGTGGGATGTTATGACGAGTTCCGATGTTGTAGCCTTCATACATGCGCTGATTGAACAAGGGGAGGATATCGACCGGGACCCAATTGCTGCCATGGtcgtggaagaagccattcGTAGAGGAAGTTACGACAACATCACAGTCTTGATTGTGTGGCTGAATCCGTCCGCTACTAGTCTATAG
- a CDS encoding predicted protein: protein MPRRSGRLQLNEVLEESKRTADEFVVVPQADPGNNSVMDEGGASPSTVTGRKRSRQSKDDHSDGVGDDFGENDLEDSDKEEVGKEPAKPRDVTSILSKWGRKGMKSKSMHASTGTIDGSDTSPNGSSGVREGENSTLSIGRKDKAEVTKVAPDAIPKKKVPRKTNDAPSSGPSLLSNLTPGIRPPPVNPQTSKSNSSTKSSAMPSNKSTLHSQPVKTKEYTLPASVRTQHITSDSNKTGDLPRSTQESRQGLAPPNSATQAQPPTRLIASTSLPGLRVEERRLMAQLQDTCHRISDSGALPLPMSLAVDVSGSFLQNADNRFDFFDTNSNGEVVLQRPKPIFPEEFAAGMREHPLSWWGIVDPRLGENKYQKLGKVQHQAHDSEPRPSTFPRPGREMNAQQYHNQGWAGNGGGFVGGPNGRGGYRNSSRHGGGYGRPSGHNGNGPPPSFRGQR, encoded by the coding sequence ATGCCGCGACGAAGCGGGCGTCTCCAGCTCAACGAAGTGCTGGAAGAGTCCAAACGCACCGCCGACGAATTCGTAGTCGTACCGCAGGCAGATCCCGGCAACAACAGCGTCATGGACGAAGGCGGGGCTTCTCCGTCGACGGTGACTGGCAGAAAACGTTCTAGGCAATCAAAGGACGATCATTCTGACGGAGTAGGGGATGATTTCGGGGAGAATGATCTCGAGGATAGCGACAAGGAAGAGGTGGGGAAGGAACCTGCAAAGCCTCGTGACGTGACGAGTATTCTGTCCAAATGGGGGCGCAAAGGTATGAAATCAAAAAGTATGCACGCTAGCACCGGCACCATTGATGGTAGCGACACTTCTCCCAATGGTTCAAGCGGAGTCCGGGAGGGCGAAAATAGCACTTTGTCTATTGGACGAAAAGACAAGGCTGAAGTGACGAAAGTTGCTCCGGATGcgattccgaaaaagaaagtCCCGAGGAAGACTAACGATGCACCCTCTTCCGGCCCCTCTCTTTTGTCCAATCTCACCCCCGGAATTCGTCCGCCGCCAGTTAATCCTCAAACTTCAAAGTCTAATTCTTCTACAAAGTCGTCCGCTATGCCTAGCAACAAATCTACTTTACATTCACAACCTGTAAAGACCAAAGAGTATACACTACCCGCATCAGTACGTACTCAACACATTACATCCGACTCCAACAAAACGGGAGACCTTCCACGATCTACTCAAGAATCAAGACAAGGTCTAGCACCACCGAATAGTGCCACTCAAGCCCAACCCcctacaagattgatagcTTCGACCTCTCTACCAGGCCTCCGAGTCGAGGAACGAAGACTCATGGCGCAGCTACAAGATACTTGCCATCGAATCAGCGACAGCGGTGCCTTACCGCTTCCGATGTCTCTAGCGGTAGATGTTAGTGGAAGCTTCTTACAAAATGCAGACAACcgtttcgatttcttcgatACGAACAGTAACGGGGAAGTTGTTTTACAACGTCCCAAGCCGATTTTTCCGGAGGAGTTCGCTGCCGGTATGAGAGAGCACCCCTTGTCGTGGTGGGGCATTGTGGATCCACGCCTTGGCGAGAACAAATATCAGAAACTAGGAAAGGTACAGCATCAAGCTCACGATTCAGAACCCAGGCCATCAACGTTTCCCCGGCCAGGTCGAGAGATGAATGCACAACAATATCACAACCAAGGTTGGGCAGGAAACGGAGGAGGCTTCGTGGGTGGCCCTAACGGTCGAGGCGGTTATCGTAACAGCAGCCGACACGGTGGTGGCTATGGGCGGCCCAGTGGCCACAATGGAAACGGACCGCCACCCTCTTTTCGTGGACAACGCTAA
- a CDS encoding predicted protein: MEEGSSEMHLGGYEIETGKVDVDSPEGFVIPTESWLKYAVPFLAQNQLLMRSDVGSFVVITLPDAVAVLERARSSRRWTFRRAHLCRNRAILPRDNLTASFGSAMVGVEGYRGRWTPFSKEVTRIHLSKSLIGRDLSDVVNFHLTCGVPVLGNSLDWKKKTPTTAAMEPSCQIEDKRRSRVLVAIWDSMSKIPKAALRHVQDCKSIRVSFQPKTGNPSELTMEMRNEIPQVQEAHNDVRAGGAWVPVRDSSENVVQGFDPKQQQQSPHSIPDTVKDMEDANLERCLLQSIKSDTDGTVSKERLIVEAPNRVLVAVTEKETSDWILLQHAGILIPPRTKQPSLTPVEGQILHSSRHPFDLAKKMSREQLGLVSPHTSQLYASREQIQFDVEGILDGTLPSKLQDDTHWKYLGRYRNDADYGGGFTFVYFLKNAVTVKSNSVNTSRLLPDPWSRIPNQISLSTAQVRNALTAGEFGTLASALAISLALQHV, translated from the exons ATGGAAGAGGGATCTTCTGAGATGCACCTTGGAGGGTACGAAATCGAAACAGGCAAAGTCGATGTCGATTCTCC GGAAGGGTTTGTCATTCCCACCGAATCATGGTTGAAATATGCCGTACCCTTTCTTGCCCAGAACCAGTTGCTTATGCGTTCCGACGTCGGCTCTTTTGTGGTTATCACGCTCCCGGATGCGGTAGCTGTTCTAGAGCGGGCTCGTTCGAGTCGTCGATGGACTTTTCGACGGGCGCATCTCTGCCGAAATCGTGCAATTTTACCACGAGACAATCTGACGGCATC CTTTGGTAGCGCCATGGTCGGTGTGGAAGGCTACAGAGGACGATGGACTCCCTTTTCAAAAGAAGTGACGAGAATCCACCTGTCAAAATCTCTGATAGGTCGTGATTTGTCGGATGTCGTGAATTTTCATTTGACGTGTGGTGTACCGGTACTCGGAAATagtttggattggaagaaaaagactcCTACGACAGCTGCCATGGAACCATCGTGTCAAATCGAAGACAAACGTCGCTCACGGGTCCTAGTAGCCATATGGGATTCGATGTCTAAGATTCCAAAAGCGGCTTTGCGTCATGTACAAGACTGCAAATCAATTCGGGTTTCGTTTCAGCCAAAAACTGGAAATCCATCAGAATTGACCATGGAGATGAGGAACGAGATTCCGCAAG TACAAGAGGCTCATAACGACGTCAGAGCTGGAGGGGCATGGGTACCAGTGCGAGACTCCTCGGAAAATGTCGTGCAGGGTTTTGATCccaagcaacagcagcaatcacCCCACTCAATACCAGACACCGTAAAAGATATGGAAGATGCCAACTTAGAACGATGCTTACTTCAAAGTATTAAATCGGATACGGACGGAACGGTCTCGAAAGAGCGGCTTATAGTCGAGGCACCGAACCGAGTGCTCGTAGCCGTaacggaaaaggaaacatcGGATTGGATATTGCTACAACACGCAGGGATCTTGATTCCTCCCAGGACCAAGCAACCATCACTAACACCTGTTGAAGGACAAATCCTGCACTCGTCCAGACATCCATTTGACTTGGCGAAGAAGATGAGCCGCGAACAGCTCGGGCTCGTCTCGCCACATACATCGCAACTTTATGCCTCTCGAGAGCAAATACAATTCGATGTGGAAGGAATCTTAGACGGTACTCTACCTTCCAAGTTACAAGACGATACGCATTGGAAATATCTGGGTCGGTATCGGAACGATGCAGATTACGGTGGCGGCTTTACCTTTGTCTATTTCTTGAAAAATgctgtcacagtcaagagtAATTCCGTAAATACTAGCCGGCTACTCCCGGATCCTTGGAGCCGAATCCCAAATCAGATCTCCCTGTCGACAGCACAAGTCCGTAACGCGCTCACAGCGGGAGAGTTTGGGACGCTAGCAAGTGCGCTTGCGATCAGTCTCGCCTTGCAGCACGTCTAG
- a CDS encoding predicted protein, whose protein sequence is LGRQGSVTRKTKETSISATLRMDGSELGVHVNCGIKTLDTFLTLLATTACMSLDLTCHGDLWIDEHHTAEDVAIALGQVLTDALGTKAGLNRMWCASAEQNQTKIEVTMDLSNRPCFTHNLGLDNGEEMVGDLSLEMFEHILDSIVVNARMTVHILEVYATNNLEDTVQAVAIAFGQALKYCAMVDSRRAGATASSKGTLSV, encoded by the coding sequence CTGGGTCGTCAAGGGAGTGTGACACGAAAAACCAAGGAGACATCTATATCTGCAACGCTGCGCATGGACGGCAGTGAACTAGGTGTCCATGTCAATTGCGGCATTAAGACGTTGGATACTTTCCTGACTTTACTCGCCACCACTGCTTGCATGAGTTTAGATTTGACCTGTCACGGCGATTTATGGATCGACGAACATCACACTGCCGAGGACGTGGCAATCGCCTTGGGACAAGTATTGACGGACGCCCTTGGTACCAAGGCAGGTTTGAATCGTATGTGGTGTGCGTCAGCGGAACAGAATCAAACGAAAATTGAAGTTACCATGGATCTGTCAAATCGACCATGCTTTACGCATAATCTTGGTCTAGACAATggggaagaaatggtcggTGATCtgtctttggaaatgttTGAACACATCTTGGATTCGATCGTGGTGAATGCCCGCATGACGGTACACATTCTGGAAGTATATGCCACAAACAATTTGGAAGACACCGTTCAAGCTGTAGCAATTGCTTTTGGCCAGGCTCTTAAGTATTGTGCCATGGTGGATAGTCGACGTGCTGGCGCAACGGCCAGCAGTAAAGGCACTCTATCGGTGTAG
- a CDS encoding predicted protein codes for MTWRLGENASKATQWASSGSSSSSGSDIEGDTTVDPFDNTRTSVLQLTDTTYRRVDAAASAIHPSAPLNFHLLATAPVENQNPHHRNATSSSATQSYWNYASNTLQQAAESTYSGVSGLIANLYQDNKDNSTIQNRPDSWFGTQYPWNTSSQPTGAANNLTGDPYANDVPANNNNYKNSSIFNVAKLTNWVFSPRAGSFRKAENYDTTSGRALPIPGAASNPRRGTYSTPDLTGMLLDNPYNSVRGRRHSKRNSMSAVRSLLTLVPNNKNIIQNSIPTSSIVDTITAPLHTLHETSESRDNTTLSLTIPQANEDSSDLPSLQQSWSEYDLTPVRDTPSSKRTNCDPSTPPLTQSRHKTAVSDAETASQVAEGTIRALRDMALDEAVELQASLRFWTDRWEQPVLSWIEAGPYVWTSRAGYNHQAVGRKVSQIQAVLARRCAAIGELQQHLLKAGWQRGVAQWGVLGQGGQWAAVAGFDAERNVLPSEGEPQDVKGDRQPAGRMEPPEREPLYRHMSSDITDVVHEPSHSSTGNSASSLPNISVVDANHVGIDMNTHSISQHGKSRRDRQHSTKKVMANVMVQKRDGGGIFVDDPSILAEWSVEAIALTRRQLFRAANGQLPLPFDSNWIKDQYEEDGTRVISQPATSARHHPLPLWASAELASGGTVEMSSLQSGSIEGQAANPTPKKPAQIAITNLPLMVNEVTKLLDVMEDAMEIQRWRRLDRLRPPSWLRRNWYMVAALVPTCSMFFSQVVRKGYTKGLVQGIIRSVSSFVKERLRDPIRAIFNELLKGRENFSDSKARAEAVETLKKMIESWLEDYHPHMSPEERRAMAEAMDVTMVEKTKEESMKTFYEINNVIRMSFIEMQYMKKEMMNALNAMDEMMSANDINMNLAAITPVFLVSYFSTRIFKFMYYALLKLGKSREETFASFRDILTDIDRLLVMRDNPPPPPGHSESELASHVAPCVLGRDDLGMLMLLIHECRTIMWRDRHRFQPKVIANVSEDLDEIAGERVTLLY; via the exons ATGACATGGAGACTTGGAGAAAACGCAAGCAAAGCCACACAATGGGCGAGTAGTggcagcagtagcagtagtggTAGCGACATCGAGGGCGATACCACCGTCGACCCTTTCGACAATACCAGAACGAGTGTGTTACAGTTAACGGACACTACATATCGACGAGTAGACGCCGCCGCTAGTGCGATCCATCCGTCTGCGCCACTAAATTTTCACCTGCTGGCGACGGCTCCGGTAGAAAACCAAAACCCACATCACAGGAACGCGACATCTTCGTCCGCTACACAATCCTACTGGAATTACGCCAGCAACACGCTACAACAAGCCGCCGAATCAACCTACTCCGGCGTTTCGGGACTGATCGCCAATCTTTATCAGGACAACAAGGATAATTCGACGATACAGAACCGCCCGGATTCTTGGTTTGGGACACAGTATCCATGGAATACATCCAGCCAACCCACTGGCGCCGCCAACAACCTCACTGGTGATCCGTACGCCAACGATGTGcctgccaacaacaacaactacaaAAACAGTAGTATCTTCAATGTCGCCAAGCTTACGAATTGGGTTTTTTCGCCCCGGGCCGGCTCCTTtcgcaaagccgaaaacTACGACACAACGAGTGGAAGGGCCTTGCCAATCCCCGGCGCCGCGAGCAATCCACGACGAGGTACATATTCGACTCCCGACCTTACCGGTATGCTATTGGACAACCCCTACAATTCAGTTCGTGGACGACGGCACTCGAAGCGCAATAGCATGTCCGCTGTCCGTTCTTTACTTACACTCGtacccaacaacaaaaacatcATCCAAAACAGCATCCCTACATCGTCCATTGTCGACACCATTACAGCACCTCTGCATACACTCCACGAAACCAGCGAGTCGCGAGACAACACCACGCTTTCCCTGACGATACCACAAGCAAACGAAGATTCATCCGATCTTCCCAGTCTGCAACAGTCGTGGAGTGAATATGATTTGACCCCTGTCCGCGACACACCGAGCAGCAAGAGGACGAATTGCGATCCCAGCACTCCGCCCTTGACACAGTCACGTCACAAAACAGCCGTTTCGGACGCGGAGACGGCTTCCCAAGTGGCTGAAGGAACCATTCGAGCCTTGCGGGATATGGCTTTAGACGAAGCAGTTGAACTACAAGCGTCGTTGCGCTTTTGGACGGATCGTTGGGAACAGCCTGTCCTTAGTTGGATTGAAGCGGGACCGTACG TATGGACATCACGGGCGGGATACAATCACCAAGCTGTTGGTCGGAAAGTCTCCCAAATCCAAGCTGTCCTAGCGCGACGGTGCGCGGCGATTGGCGAATTACAGCAACATTTGCTCAAGGCCGGTTGGCAACGAGGTGTCGCCCAGTGGGGTGTACTGGGACAGGGTGGGCAATGGGCCGCTGTTGCTGGCTTTGATGCGGAACGAAACGTCCTGCCGTCGGAGGGAGAACCGCAAGATGTCAAAGGTGATCGACAGCCCGCAGGGAGAATGGAACCGCCCGAACGAGAGCCATTATACCGTCACATGTCGAGTGATATAACCGATGTAGTGCACGAACCATCGCATTCGTCAACTGGTAATTCGGCGTCTTCTTTGCCAAACATTTCGGTTGTGGACGCCAACCACGTAGGCATAGACATGAACACACACTCTATTTCGCAGCACGGAAAAAGCCGACGCGATCGCCAACATTCAACCAAAAAAGTCATGGCCAACGTCATGGTACAGAAGCGTGATGGTGGCGGCATCTTCGTGGATGATCCATCAATTTTGGCGGAATGGTCCGTCGAGGCCATTGCGCTGACTCGGCGCCAACTATTTCGCGCCGCCAATGGACAGTTGCCTCTACCGTTCGATTCCAACTGGATCAAAGATCAGTACGAAGAAGACGGAACAAGAGTGATCTCTCAGCCCGCCACATCAGCCCGTCACCATCCATTGCCCCTATGGGCGAGTGCTGAATTGGCCAGCGGGGGAACTGTAGAAATGTCGAGCTTACAGTCTGGATCGATTGAAGGCCAAGCAGCAAACCCCACTCCCAAAAAACCAGCTCAGATAGCTATCACTAATTTGCCACTCATGGTAAACGAAGTAACAAAACTGCTGGATGTGATGGAAGATGCGATGGAGATTCAGAGGTGGCGGAGGTTGGATCGATTGCGACCGCCTTCTTGGTTGCGCCGAAATTGGTATATGGTTGCGGCACTTGTGCCAACATGCTCCATGTTTTTCTCCCAAGTTGTGCGTAAAGGCTACACGAAAGGCCTGGTGCAAGGTATTATTCGCAGTGTCTCATCTTTCGTAAAGGAGAGATTGCGCGATCCAATACGTGCGAT ATTTAACGAGCTTCTTAAGGGCCGGGAGAACTTTAGTGACAGTAAAGCCCGAGCCGAAGCCGTGGAGAcattgaagaagatgatTGAGAGCTGGTTAGAGGACTACCATCCTCACATGTCTCCCGAAGAACGTCGCGCCATGGCAGAAGCAATGGATGTGACGATGGTGGAAAAGACTAAGGAAGAGAGTATGAAAACCTTTTACGAAATCAACAACGTGATTCGGATGAGCTTTATTGAAATGCAGTATATGAAAAAG GAAATGATGAATGCGCTCAACGCAATGGATGAAATGATGTCAGCAAATGACATCAATATGAACCTAGCCGCGATCACGCCAGTCTTCCTTGTCAGCTACTTTTCTACTCGCATCTTCAAATTCATGTACTACGCCCTTTTGAAGCTTGGCAAAAGCCGCGAAGAAACGTTCGCGTCATTCCGCGACATATTGACAGACATTGATCGACTGCTCGTCATGCGGGATAACCCGCCGCCACCTCCCGGCCACTCTGAGTCTGAATTAGCAAGTCATGTTGCACCATGTGTACTTGGTCGGGATGATTTAGGAATGTTGATGCTGCTGATTCATGAGTGTCGGACAATCATGTGGCGCGATCGGCATCGCTTCCAACCTAAAGTAATCGCGAATGTGTCTGAGGATCTTGACGAGATCGCCGGAGAAAGAG TGACACTGCTCTACTGA
- a CDS encoding predicted protein, with protein sequence MFDPSAGCRALVVATRLHLGKASAPPLQKDLDAKVASFIRFCSHSCQAAVGVVAVDATERIAGFDLVKAVQRSCDKALEDTSVSTEIILLPVSPWGKFVPALNALVTFATTHACKAKQVLFVSAETMASPESIDVLLSHITAADDVLVAGALLPGHLYEASVDGNEALEVELNGRTAPWNTMAVWNLKKLALTGFQLVSEGHLTDDQTQPSYGVEEVVAIAMLQALLGKEMAVAKLVRLPGVDWDQSFCDPERQKWHVAKMESKRIRSQVQLDLLGLKGSVIHC encoded by the coding sequence ATGTTTGATCCTTCAGCAGGTTGCAGAGCGTTGGTGGTCGCGACTCGCCTGCACCTTGGGAAAGCCTCAGCGCCACCATTgcagaaagatttggacgcCAAAGTGGCTTCCTTTATTAGATTTTGCTCCCATTCTTGCCAAGCTGCTGTAGGCGTGGTAGCCGTCGATGCCACAGAAAGAATTGCTGGCTTTGACTTGGTAAAAGCGGTTCAGAGATCGTGCGACAAAGCCCTTGAAGATACAAGCGTATCGACGGAGATTATCCTGTTGCCGGTATCTCCCTGGGGAAAGTTCGTTCCGGCCTTGAATGCGTTGGTCACATTCGCGACTACTCACGCCTGCAAAGCAAAGCAGGTGCTATTTGTGTCCGCGGAAACGATGGCATCGCCAGAATCGATAGATGTTCTACTGTCACATATTACTGCAGCCGATGACGTTTTGGTCGCCGGCGCTCTTCTGCCTGGTCATCTATACGAGGCATCAGTGGATGGAAATGAAGCTTTGGAAGTGGAACTGAACGGACGAACGGCACCTTGGAATACAATGGCCGTGTGGAATTTGAAAAAGCTTGCACTCACTGGATTTCAGTTAGTTTCTGAAGGACATTTAACCGACGATCAGACGCAACCTTCTTATGGCGTTGAAGAAGTAGTTGCAATTGCCATGCTGCAAGCCCTTTTGGGTAAGGAAATGGCTGTGGCAAAACTCGTGCGATTGCCTGGTGTCGATTGGGATCAATCTTTTTGCGACCCCGAGCGGCAAAAATGGCACGTGGCCAAGATGGAATCCAAACGCATCCGATCGCAAGTACAGTTGGATTTGTTGGGTTTAAAAGGATCTGTAATTCATTGCTAG